GCGGTGGTCGAAGGTGAAGCCGGGAAGTTCCTCCGCCGCGGATTCCGTGGTGGCGTCCTTCTCCGCCACCGCCGGATGCGCGACGCGGTGGCAGGCGCGGTCCCACGTGCAGTCGGGGTCCGAGTGGTTCCAGAGCAGGCCCAGCGTGCCTCCATGTACGAGCACACGAGCGATCTCGGCGCACGCCGGATCCCGATCGAACCAGTGGAACGCCTGCGCGACGGTGACGGCGTCCACTGACGAGTCCGGCAGCGGAATGCTCTCGGCACCCGCGCCGATCGCCTCGACGTCGGGAAGCTTCGCGCGCAGCACCTCGAGCATCGACTCGGACGGCTCGACAGCGATCACCCTGTCGGCACGAGCCGGCAGCAGCGCGGTGAACTTGCCGGTGCCGGCGCCGAGGTCGAGCACCGCACTCACCTTGATCGGAAGGATCTCGAGTGCGGCAGCATCCGGGAACCCCGGTCGGAACCGGTCGTAGTCCTCTCCGATGTTCTCGAACGACTTCGCCAGCTGCTGCTTCTGCATGCTACGACGCTAACAGCAGCGCGCCACGCGCTACGCGAGCTCGATGAGGTCCTGGTACTCCTGGCTCCAGATGTCTTCGACGCCATCGGGCAGGATCAGCACGCGCTCGGGGTTCAGCGACTGCACGGCCCCCGGGTCGTGCGAGACGAGCACCACGGCACCCTCGTAATGCGCCAGGGCGTCGAGGATCTCCTCGCGCGACGCAGGGTCGAGGTTGTTCGTGGGCTCGTCGAGCAGCAGCAGATTCGCGGATGACACGACCAGGGTCGCCAGCGAGAGTCGAGTCTTCTCACCACCGGAGAGGACCCCGGCGGGCTTCAGCACGTCGTCACCCGTGAACAGGAACGAACCCAGCACGCGGCGCGCCTCCATCTCGGTGATGTGCGGTGCAGCCGAAACCATGTTCTGGAGGACCGACCGCTCCACGTCGAGGTTCTCGTGCTCCTGCGCGTAATAGCCGATCTTCACACCGAAGCCGGGCTGCAGTTCGCCGGTGTCGGGTTCGTCGACGCCCGCGAGCATACGGAGCAGTGTGGTCTTTCCCGCACCGTTGAGTCCGAGCACGACGACCTTCGAACCGCGGTCGATCGCGAGGTCGACGTCCGTGAAGATCTCCAGCGAACCGTAAGACTTCGACAGGCCCGTCGCCATCATCGGCGTCTTACCGCACGGAGCGGGCTTCGGGAAACGCAGCTTGGCCACGCGGTCGACTTCGCGCACGTCATCCAGACCGGCGAGCATCTTCTCTGCACGCGCCACCATCTGGTGCGCGGCGGCGGCCTTCGACGCCTTTGCCCCGAAGCGAGCGGCCTGCTGCTGCAGCGTCGTCGCCTTCTTCTCGACGTTCGCGCGCTCCTTCTTGCGGCGCTCCTCGTCGGCGACCCGCTGACGAAGGTAGTTCTTCCAGTTCATGTTGTAGATGTCGATGTTCTGACGGTTCGCGTCGAGGTAGAAGACGCGGTTCACCGTCTCGCCGACGAGTTCGACGTCGTGACTGATCACGATCAGCCCGCCCTTGTAGTTCTTGAGGAACTCACGCAGCCACACGACGCTGTCGGCGTCGAGGTGGTTCGTCGGCTCATCGAGGATCATCGTCTCGGCGTCGGAGAACAGGATGCGCGCGAGCTCGATGCGTCGGCGCTGACCGCCGGAGAGGGTCGAGAGCGGCTGATCGAGGATGCGGTCGGGCAGCGAGAGGTTGTTGGCGATGGATGCTGCCTCCGCTTCGGCCGCGTAGCCGCCGAGTCCCTCGAACTGCTCGGTGAGGTTGCCGAATCGGCGCATGGCCTTGTCGGCGACCTTCGGGTCGTCAGAAGCCATGTCCTCGGCGGCCTTGGTCATACCCAGCTGTATCGTGCCGAGGCCACGGGCATCGAGAATGCGGGTGCGCGCGAGCATCTCAGGGTCACCGGTGCGGGGGTCCTGAGGAAGGTAGCCGAGCTCGCCCGACTTCGTCACTTTGCCGTCCGAGGGCAGCAGATCACCTGCGAGCACCTTCGTGAGTGTGGTCTTGCCGGCGCCGTTGCGTCCGACCAGCCCGATCTTGTCGCCGTCGGAGACGCGGAACGACACGCCGTCCATGAGGAGGCGGGCGCCAACGCGAATCTCGAGGTCGTGCACGGCAAGCACAGCGATAGTCCATTTCGTCAGGGTGGGATGGGGCGGCCCGCAGCATGCGGAGACACGGGGCCAGCCTCTCAGTATAGGTCGGGCCGCCTGTCAGGACGCCCACAGGAGCGTGTACAAGACACCCCTGCAGTATGACGAGGTCGATACCTGAGGGTGATGTGTGCCAACCCGGCCGATACGTACGTTCTACGAGTGGACATCATCAACGACCTCATCCTCCAAGCCGCAGCCTCACCATGGCTCTACCTCGTGATGTTCGCGACAGCCGTGATCGATGGCTTCTTCCCTCCCATTCCGAGTGAGACCGTGCTCGTCGCTGCGGCCGCGGTCGCGGCATCCACCGGCGAGACGAACGTGCCGTTGCTGATCGCCGTCGCGGCACTCGGAGCGATGATCGGCGACAACATCGCCTACGCGATCGGTCGTTCTGTCGGCACTACCCGATTCGCGTGGATGCGTCGTCCGAAGGTGGCTGCAGCATTCGATCGCGCACAGCGCACACTTTCACGCAGCGGTGCGCCGCTCATCCTCGGAGCCCGCTACATCCCGGTCGGGCGCGTCGCGGTGAACATGTCTGCGGGAGCCCTCGGATACTCATGGCGCCGTTTTCTGCCGCTCAGCATTCTCGGCGGCGTGACGTGGGCTGCCTACAGCGCCGGTATCGGACTGCTCGCCGGCCACTGGCTCGAGGATCAGCCGCTTCTCAGCGCGGTCTTCGGGGTCGCCTTCGCGCTGGTGCTGGGCTTCGTGATCGATCGTGTGGCAACTGCCATCCGCCGGCGGCGCACCGGTGGTGCGCAGGAATCAGGGCTTCACTCCGAAGGTGACGTGCGCGCCGCCGATCCGGCCGGGGTGGCAGGATGACTCCCATGAAGGACGCCCGGCGCGACAAGCGCGAGAAGCGCGCCAGTCGCGAGAACGCGCCTCGCCGCCATCCGCTGCCACGCGATCGCCGCACCATCATGATCGTGATACTCGCGGTCATCGCGGTCACGCTCTACTCGGTCATCGTCCCTGTGCACGCGACGATCTACGCAAGCTCCGTTCCGGTGACGATGCTGCTCGCCGCCGCCGCGATCGCCGCGCCCCTCGTCAGCGTCCGATACCCGATCCTGGCGATCATCATGTTCGCCGTCGCATCGCTGCTCATCCCCCTCACCATCAGCCGGGATGCGACTCTTCAGGCGCCATGGCCGTGGTCGGTGCCGATGCTCATCGCCTTCGCCGTCACTGTCGCCGCCATCACCTTCCAGCACGGCTGGCGACGCGGACTGATCATGTTCGCATCCGGCACGGCCTCAGGACTCATCGCGTCCATGATGCTGCCGACCGTGCCGAGTGCGAACTCGCTGATCGTCACCACGTCGGTCGTCGGCGGACTCTATCTGATCGCTGTGCTGCTCGCCGGTCGACTGCGACTGGGCGACGAGCTCACTCGCCAACGCGCGCACACCGCCGAGGAACAGGCCCGGCGGGAACTCGTTGAGGAACGCACCCGAATCGCCAGGGAGCTCCACGATGTGGTCGCGCACAGCATGTCCGTCATCCAGGTGCAGGCCTCCACCGCGCGCTACCGGTTGCCGAATCTCGCCGCCGACGTGGCCTCCGAGTTCGATGATCTGGCGGCCACCGCCCGAACATCCCTCACCGAGATGCGGCGGCTGCTCGGTGTGCTGCGCACAGAGGACCAGACCGTGGAACTCGCCCCCCAGCAGGGCATCGAGGACATTCCGGCGCTCGTCGACAGCATTCGACGGGCCGGAGTGGACGTCGGGCTGGAGCTGGTCACGGCAGACGTCTCCGAAATGCCGGCAGGCGTGCAGATCGCCGCGTTCCGCATCGTTCAGGAAGCGCTGAGCAATGCCGTGAGACACGCCCCCGGCTCTCGCATCTCGGTTCGCGTCCGCACCGACGAGAGAGCGGTGCACCTCAGAGTGCACAACACCGCGGCGACTCGGGAGGTCCCGAGCGCAGTTCAGTCCACGGGGCACGGACTACGCGGCATGCGGGAACGTGTCGCACTCGTCGACGGTACTCTGGAGGCCGATCCGGATGCGGACGGGGGCTGGACGGTCGCTGCCGAGCTTCCTTGGACGTCGAAGCAGGAGAGCGTGTGACGATCGAAGTACTCATCGCCGATGACCAGGCGATGGTTCGCGCCGGCTTCGCGGCGCTGCTCGACGCTCACGACGGCATCACGGTGACGGGCCAAGCTGCGGACGGCGCCGAGGCCGTGACGCTCGCTGCCAGGCTCGCCCCCGACGTCATCTTGATGGACGTGCGGATGCCGGAACTCGACGGCATCGAAGCGACCAGGCGGATCCTCGGGCCTGCGTATCCGGCCGCCAAGGTTCCCCGAATCCTGATGCTCACGACGTTCGACATCGACGACTACGTGTACGACGCTCTGCAGGCCGGGGCCAGCGGCTTCCTCTTGAAGGACGCCCTGCCGGAAGAGCTCGTGCACGCCGTCCGCGTCATCGCCGCCGGCGACGCGCTGCTGTCACCGAGCGTGACCCGACGGATGATCGCGCAGTTCGCGGCGCAGAAGCCGCGTACGACGGCATCCGGAAACCTGCTCGCTGAACTCACCGATCGCGAACGAGAAGTTCTCGTCCTCATCGGACAGGGTCGCTCGAACAATGAGATCGCCGCGTCCCTGTTCATCGCCGAGCAGACCGTGAAGACGCACGTCGGCAAAGTGCTCGCGAAGATCGGCGCGAGAGACCGCGTGCAGGCCGTGATCTTCGCCTACGACACGGGACTCGCCGAGCCGGCCTGACGCCCCTACCCCGGTAGGGGCCACGACGACCCCGCGGGGTGATGTGGCCCGCCCCACCCGCTGCATAACCTCCTCGAACACCCACCGAGGAGGAACTCATGGCCATCGCGGAACTGCGATCCACCATCACCGCCACTGCGGCGCGCGACACCGGCATCGACTTCGTACGAGCGCTGTGCGTGCTCGGCGTCGTGGTGCTGCACTCGCTGATGGTGGGAGTCACGGTGACCGACACCGGTCCCCTGTTCGCCAATGCGAGCGACGGGTCATGGTGGATCACACCGCTCAGCTGGGTGCTGCAGGTGATGCCCCTGTTCTTCGTGATCGGCGGGTTCGCCGGCTACACGTCACTCCTGCGTGCACAGCAGCGGGGCGGGACAGCGAGAGAGTTCGTGGCGGCACGCATCCACCGCCTGGTCCTGCCGGCCGTCGTCACGATCGGTGTCGTCGGCGTCGCCTTGACGGTGCTGCTCGCCAACGGGGTTCCCGCTGATCTGGTTGCCACCGCGGGCTACCGCTACGGACAGCCTCTCTGGTTCCTCGGCGTCTTCCTGCTGTGCCAGGTTCTGCTGCCGTTGTTCGCCGCGGCCCATCGACGCGCACCGTGGATCACAATCGGCCTGCTGGTCGCGGCGGCCGTTGCTGTCGACGCCGTGCGTGACGCGACCGGCATCGACGGTGTCGGATTCGTGAATCTCGCATTCGTCTGGCTCGCGCTGCAGCAACTGGGCTTCTTCTTCGCGGACGGACGGATCGATTCCCTCACCCGTCGCACCCGGACCGTGATCGGCGTCGCAGCGGTCGCTGCGCTGGTGGCCACGTTCGTCACCGGCGTGTACTCCCCTGACCTGATCGCGAACATCAATCCGCCCACCACGTCGCTGCTGCTCGTGGGCGTTGCGCACACGATGGTGCTCTCGCTGATGCGCGACCGCTTGGCGGCGTGGAGCACGCGCCCCCTGCCAACCAGGTTCCGTACCTTCGTCACTCCTCGCGCGATGACGATCTACCTCTGGCACATGCCGGTGCTCCTCGCAATGGCGGGCGCCTCTGCCGTGTTCTCGTTGACGACGGGCATGGCTCTGCCAACGCCCAGCAGCTTCGAGTGGTGGATGACGAGACCGCTGTGGCTCGTGACAGTCGTGGCGCTGACGGCGGGCCTCGCCCTCCTGCTCGCCGGGATCGAGGCACGGCGCATCCCCACGCCCACTCGCTCCGCAAAACGTCTGTTCGCGGCAAGCGCGATCGGCACGTTGGCGATCGTGGGGCTGCTCGTCGTCGGCACAACGCCGATGACCGCCATGATCGCGGTGGCTCTGCTCATCACCTCACTGCGGCTCTCGCGGCCTCGTCACGGCCTTTCAGCAGCGTGGCCGAGCCGCAGGCCGGGGAGCGACGCGACGAGTGCCAGAGCGATGCAGAACACGTAGACCACAGGGAACGCGTGCACGCCGCCTCCCAGAGTCGCCACAGCGAGTCCGGCCAGCGCGACCGCGACAGCCGAACCGGTGGCATCCGAGATGGAGAGGGCTGAGGAATTGAAGCCCTCAGTCCCCGGCACCGAGTACGCCAGCGTGAGCACGGTGAGACGCGGGTAGATCAGGCCCATACCGCCTCCGGCGAGTCCCCACCCCACGACGATCACGATCGGCGATGCGTTCGTGAGAGCCGTCACCAGCACGGCGAGAAGTGCGACGAGGATCAAGGCGATGCTGATCACCGCGATCCGCCGATTGCCGAGCAATTCGCCGTATCTCCCTTGAAGTGCGGATCCACCCGCCCAGGCGAACGCCGCCAGCATCAGCGCGACACCCGCCCACGTCGGTGAGAACCCGAACTGCTCCATCAGCAGATACGGGATGTACGCCTCGGCGGCGAAGAACGCTCCGGCGATGATTCCGCGCACGAGCACGACGCTCGGCAGCCCGCGTGCGGAACGCAGTGTGCCTCTGGGAAGCAGCTTCACCACCGCGAATCCGATGACGAGCACCGCTGACGCTGCGACGGGCCAACCCGCATTCGGCGACAGGTCTGCGGACAGACCGACGCTCACAGCAGCCAGGGCGACGATGAAGGCGAGCAGCAGTCTCACCGGCGCTCCCCCGCCGCTCGAGGCATCCCCATCACCCAGATCGACACCGTGCAGCCGCACAGCGATCAGGACGAAGGCGATCAGCGTGAGGACCGCGACGCCGAGGAAGGCCCAACGCCAGTCCAGGAACTCGGCGACCGCGCCAGCGAGGAACGGCCCGATCATCGACGGCACCACCCATGCGGCAGCGAATGCTGCGAAGATCCGGCCGTGGAGGTGCGCTGGATACAGGCGCGCGACGACCACGTACAGCGCGACCGTCTGACCGCCGGCGCCCAGTCCCTGCACGAGTCGGCCGATCAGGAACTGTTCCATCGTGAACGCGAATCCGGAGATGACGAGCCCGACGACGAAGAGCGACACGGCGGCGTACAGGGCGCCGCGCGGCCCTCGGGCATCCGACCATGCACCGCAGGCGACCATGCCGATCACGCTTGTCGCGAGTGTTCCCGCGAAGGCCACTGCGAAGAGCGCCTGCCCGTCGAGCGCCTCGCTCACCACAGGCATGACGGTGGTCACGGCCAGCGCTTCGATCGCGCCGAGGAAGATCAGCGCGGTGGCACCCACTGTCACCCAGATGCGCTCCCGATCCCAGATCGAGACCGCACTGACGTCGGTCATGCGCCGCGCAGCGCAGCGATGCGCATGACGGCGTCTGTGAGCACTTCGGGGCTGGTGCCGAAGTTGAGACGTACGTGACCGGCGCCTTCAGCACCGAAAGCCGGCCCGTAGTGCAGCGCGACTCTGGCTTCACGAAGAATCCGCTTGGCGGGATTCTCACCCCACCCGAGGTCCGTCATGTCGATCCACGCGAGGTATCCGGCGTCCGGGATCCGGTAGTGCGCGCCGGGAAGGTTCTCGGCGAGCAGATCGGTGAGAAGACGCCTGTTCTCATCGAGTGTCGTGAGCAGCCCGTCGAGCCATTCGTCGCTCTCCTCGCCGAATGCCGCCACGGCGGCGAGAAGCCCGAACTGTCCTGTTCGCCACTCGACTTCGACCGGCAGAGATCGCACCACGCCCGTCGGGCCGTCGGATGCCGTGACCATCAACGCGCACTTCAGCCCGGCGAGGTTGAACGCTTTGCTCGCACTGACGACGGCGTAGCCGACCTCGCGTGCAGCATCCGAGATCGCGAGGAAAGGCGTGAATCCTGTACCAGGCTGCGCGAGAGGCGCGTGGATCTCGTCCGAGACGACCGCGGCGCCATGAGCGGCAGCGAGTTCCGCGAGTGCGGCGAGCGAGGCCGCAGAGTGCACGGTGCCGGTCGGATTATGCGGGCTGCAGAGCAGCACGGCGCGAGCACCGTCCTCGAGCGCGGCGTCGACGCCGTCGAGGTCGATCTCCCACGCTGTTCCGGTGTCACGCAGCGGAACGCGCTCGATGACCGCGCCGGCTTCCTCGACGAGGTCGTAGAACGGCGGGTAGACCGGCGGCATCACGATCACGCCGTCGCCGGGCGCGGTCACTCGGCGGAGGATCTCCACGATGCCCATGCTGACATCGGCGGTGGAGCGCATGCGCGCCGGATCGGGTGTCCAATCGAACCGACGCCGCGCGAACCCCGCATACGCGCCGGGGAGAGGCGTCCGAGAAGCGACGTAACCCGTGTCGCCCGTCGCCACCGCACGCTCCAGCGCCCGTGTGATGGCAGGCGCCAACGGGAAATCCGTCTCCGCGACGAACAGCGGCAGCACATCGGCTGGGTACTCGCGCCACTTCTCGCTGGTGCGCTCACGGAGCGCCGCCAGCGGAAGCGCGTGAACCGGCGTACTCACCGTGGTGCTAGATGGCGAAGCCGAGCGCGCGCATCATGTCGCGCCCGTCATCAGTGATCTTCTCGGGACCCCACGGCGGCATCCACACCCAGTTGATCCGGAAGCGGTCGACCACAGCATCCAGCGCCTGAGCCGTCTGCTCCTCGAGCACGTCGGTGAGCGGGCAGCCGGCGCTGGTGAGCGTCATGTGGATCACGAGAGCGTCGTTCTCGTCGTCCCAGGCGAGGTCGTAGATGAGTCCGAGGTCGACGACGTTGATCCCGAGCTCGGGATCCATCACGTCCTTGAGAGCCTCGGTGACCTCGTCGAACTTCTCCGGGGCTAGAGTCGCGGTCATGCGATCAGCCTACGCCTCGATCGGGGCTGCGGGGTTAAGGAATCTGTCGTATCCCTCGTCCTCGAGCCGGTCGGCGAGTTCTGGTCCACCCTCTTCGAGGATCTTGCCCGCGACGATGACGTGCACGAAGTCGGGGCGGATGTAGCGGAGGATGCGCGTGTAGTGCGTGATCAGCAGCACGCCGAGACCGGTGGCCTCCTTGGCGCGGTTGACACCCTCGGACACGATCTTCAACGCGTCGACGTCAAGACCGGAGTCGGTCTCGTCGAGGATCGCGAACTTCGGCTTGAGCACCTCGAGCTGGAGAATCTCGTGACGCTTCTTCTCACCACCGGAGAAGCCCTCGTTGACATTGCGCTGCGCGAACTTCGGGTCCATCCGCAGGTTCGACATGGCGCCCTTGACGTCCTTGGTCCACGACCGGATCGGCGGGGCCTCGCCGTCGAGCGCGGTCTTCGCGGTGCGCAGGAAGTTGGTCACTGTGACACCGGGGATCTCCACCGGGTACTGCATCGCGAGGAAGAGGCCGGCGCGGGCGCGCTCGTCGACGGTCATCGCGAGGACGTCCGCCCCGTCGAATGTGATCGATCCGCTCGTGACGGTGTACTTGGGGTGGCCGGCGATCGTGTACGCCAGTGTGGACTTTCCTGAGCCGTTGGGGCCCATGATGGCGTGGGTCTCACCAGCGTTCATGGTGAGGGTGATGCCATTGAGGATCGGGGTCGTCCCGGCCTCGGTGTCGACCGTGACGTGCAGGTCGCGGATCTCGAGAACAGACATTCAGACTTCCTTAGTTACGGTCGGATCGATGAGCACGTCGTCGCCGTCGATATCGACGACGTAGACCGGTACGGGCTCATATGCGGGGAGATTCTGGGGGATGCCGGTGCGCAGCGAGAACGCCGAGCCGTGGGCCCAGCATTCCAGCGTGTCGCCCTCGACGAAGCCTTCGGAGAGCGAGATCTCGCCGTGCGTGCAGGTGTCGCCGATGGCGTGCACCTCACCAGCGGAATCGAGTACGACGGCCATCGGGACGCCGTCGAGCTCCACCCGCAGCGGGGTGTCCTGCTCGAGTTCGCTCAGACCGCAGGCGCGCTGCGCGCTCATGCGCTCACCGCCGCGAGTTCGACCTCGATCGCAGCGAGGAGTTCCTCTTCGAGGGCAGGGATGCCGAGTCGCTGCACGACGTCGGTGAGGAAGCCGAGCACGACCAGGCGGCGCGCCTCTTCCTCTGTAATCCCTCGTGCCTGCAGATAGAACAGCTGCTCGTCGTCGAAACGACCCGTCGCGCTGGCGTGTCCGGCGCCGAGGATGTCACCCGTCTCGATCTCCAGGTTCGGGATCGAGTCGGCCCGAGCACCCTCGGTGAGAACCAGGTTGCGGTTCGCCTCGTATGAGTCGGTGCCGGTGGCGTTCGCGCCGATCAGCACGTCGCCGATCCACACGCTGTGGGCGTTCTCGCCCTGCAGCGCGCCCTTGTAGAGCACGTCGCCCTTCGTGTGTGCGCCCTTGTGGTGCAGGTAGACCTGGCTCTCCAGGTGCTGCCCGGCGTCAGCGTACGAGAGACCGTAGAGGTACCCCTCTGAGCCGTTGCCCGCGAGTTCGACGTTCGGGTTCACGCGGACGAGTCCGCCGCCGAAGCTGATCACGAAGTGCTTGAGCACCGCATCGTTGTCGACGCGTGCCTGGTGCGACGCGGCGTGCACGGCGTCGTCGTCCCATCGCTGCACAGACACGACCGTCAGCCGCGATCCGGCACGAGCGATGATCTCGACGTTCTGCGCGTACTGGACCGCACCGCGGTGGCGGAGGATCACCGTCGCCGAGCTGTGCTCCAGTGCCTCGATCACGATGTGGGCGTCGGCGCGCTTCTCCGCGCCCTGCCCGGTGATCGTGACGAGGATCGGCTCTGCGACCTCCTCATCGCGCGGGATTCGCACGTGAAGAGCCTCGCTCGTGCCCTGCCATGCGATGGCCGACACGACGTCCTCGGAGAGGAAGTGCTCTCCACGCGGAGCTGTTCCCGCAGCGAGGGGCGCTGCGATGTACTGCTCCCCCGCCGTGATCTCGTAGTCCACACCGTCGTTCTCCGAAGCGACGGTGAGCAGTCCGGCGATGCGATCGACGGGCGTGTGCTTCCAGTTCACCTCGCGGCCGGTCGGTGTGCCGAAATCGCCGGGCTCGAAAGAGCGCGGGCGTGCGGATCGGGTCTGCACAGGGACGAATCCAGCATCCGCCACTCGGGCGGCAGGGTCGATGTGCGCGTTCGTAGGCTGCGCCTCGCTGGGCGCTGTCGTCGAGGCCGCCATTTAGCCGACCGATCCTTCCATGCCCATTTCGATGAGCTTGTTCAGTTCCATGGCGTACTCCATCGGCAGTTCACGTGCGATCGGCTCGATGAAGCCGCGCACGATCATCGCCATCGCTTCGTCTTCCGGCATCCCTCGGGACTGCAGGTAGAAGAGCTGCTCTTCGCTGACCTTCGACACAGTGGCCTCGTGCCCGAGCTGAACGTCATCCACACGGATGTCGATCGCGGGGTACGTGTCGGAGCGCGATTTGGTGTCGACGAGAAGAGCGTCGCAGCGCACAGTGTTCGCGGAGTGATGCGCATTGGCATCGACGCGGACCTCGCCTCGATAGCCGGCACGGCCCCCACCGCGGGCGATCGACTTGGAGACGATCGATGACTGCGTGTACGGCGCCATGTGGATCATCTTCGCACCGGCGTCCTGGTGCTGGCCGGGCCCGGCGAATGCGACGGACAGCGTCTCGCCCTTGGCGTGCTCGCCCATCAGGTAGATCGACGGGTACTTCATCGTCACCTTGGAGCCGATGTTGCCGTCGACCCACTCCATCGTGGCGCCCTCATGGGCGACCGCGCGCTTGGTGACGAGGTTGTAGACGTTGTTCGACCAGTTCTGGATCGTCGTGTAGCGAACGCGGGCGTTCTTCTTCACGATGATCTCCACGACCGCCGAGTGCAGCGAGTCCGACTTGTAGATCGGAGCCGTGCAGCCCTCGATGTAGTGGATGTAGCTGTCTTCGTCGGCGATGATCAGCGTGCGCTCGAACTGACCCATGTTCTCGGTGTTGATGCGGAAGTACGCCTGCAGCGGGATCTCGACGTGCACGCCCTTGGGGACGTACACGAAGGAACCGCCGGACCAGACCGCGGTGTTGAGAGCGGCGAACTTGTTGTCGCCGGCCGGGATGACGGTTCCGAAGTACTCTTCGAAGAACTCCGGGTGCTCGCGAAGCGCGGTGTCGGTGTCCATGAAGATGACGCCCTGTGCTTCCAGGTCCTCGCGGATCTGGTGGTACACCACCTCGGACTCGTACTGCGCGGCGACTCCGGCGACGAGGCGCTGGCGCTCAGCCTCCGGGATGCCGAGACGCTCGTACGTCTCGCGGATCTCGACCGGAAGGTCTTCCCACGACTGCGCCTGCTTCTCCGTGGAGCGCACGAAGTACTTGATGTTGTCGAAGTCGATGTCACTGAGGTCTGCACCCCAGGTCGGCATCGGTTTGCGCCCGAACAGCGACAAACCCTTCAGGCGGGTCTTCAGCATCCACTCGGGTTCGTTCTTGAGCCCGGAGATGCCGCGAACGACGTCCTCGGACAGGCCGCGTTTCGCGATCGCGCCGGCGGCGTCTTCATCGTGCCAGCCGAATTCATACACCCCCAGACCATCGAGTTCTGGGCGGTCGATCAGCACATCCGACATCACACTCTCCTTGTCAGGCCTCAACGGTGTCATCCGCCCCGACACCTCATGGCCCCGTAAGAGTTCGCGGGTATGGGTGCCGCTGGTGGGCCTCATCACGGACGCATTCTTCGCGCCTAAACTGTTGGTGATGCACCTCGCGCTTTTCGCAGGCATCGCAACAATCCGATTCTACAGGTTCCCCCTGATAAACGGGCCGCGCCCGTACGCTCGGGCGCGGGCCGGAGGACATATGCCCGAGACCACCGCCCTCGCAGACGCCGCTTCCCACGACGGTCACCGGGGTCCCCGGCCCGCCGCATTCGGTCGACCGCTGCGAGTGCTGGCCTGGCTGTCGTTCATCGCAGAGGTCATCATCATCGGCACCGGCGGAGCCGTGCGCCTGACCGGTTCCGGACTCGGCTGTTCGGAATGGCCGCTGTGCACACCGGAATCCCTGGTGCCCATCTACGAGGTCCAGGGCATCCACGGACTCATCGAGTTCGGCAACCGCACGATGACCGGGGTCGTCGGACTTCTCGCACTCGCCGTGCTCTTGCTGACGCTGCACGCAATCGGCGGTCGTCGCCTCGTCATGCGGGCGGTGTGGTTCGCCGTGGGCGGTGTCGTCGCCGCGGTCATCGCCTATCTCGTGACCGCCCCCTTCGGGCTGCCCGCGTTCGGCTTCGCCTCAGGTGCGCTGTTGATCGCCGTGGTCGTCGCCGCCGTGGATTCGCTTCGGCTGACGACGCAGCGGCGGGATCTCTCCGCACTGGCGTGGATCGTGCTCGCCGGCGTCATGGCGCAGGCAGTGGTCGGCGGCCTTGCG
The DNA window shown above is from Microbacterium murale and carries:
- a CDS encoding response regulator, giving the protein MTIEVLIADDQAMVRAGFAALLDAHDGITVTGQAADGAEAVTLAARLAPDVILMDVRMPELDGIEATRRILGPAYPAAKVPRILMLTTFDIDDYVYDALQAGASGFLLKDALPEELVHAVRVIAAGDALLSPSVTRRMIAQFAAQKPRTTASGNLLAELTDREREVLVLIGQGRSNNEIAASLFIAEQTVKTHVGKVLAKIGARDRVQAVIFAYDTGLAEPA
- a CDS encoding class I SAM-dependent methyltransferase, with the translated sequence MQKQQLAKSFENIGEDYDRFRPGFPDAAALEILPIKVSAVLDLGAGTGKFTALLPARADRVIAVEPSESMLEVLRAKLPDVEAIGAGAESIPLPDSSVDAVTVAQAFHWFDRDPACAEIARVLVHGGTLGLLWNHSDPDCTWDRACHRVAHPAVAEKDATTESAAEELPGFTFDHRAEIAWSERITRSEYVARWLTVSSFLVADDETRAQMVAQVEEILDADPETAGQTQFELPMLTEVFVYTAT
- a CDS encoding DedA family protein, with translation MDIINDLILQAAASPWLYLVMFATAVIDGFFPPIPSETVLVAAAAVAASTGETNVPLLIAVAALGAMIGDNIAYAIGRSVGTTRFAWMRRPKVAAAFDRAQRTLSRSGAPLILGARYIPVGRVAVNMSAGALGYSWRRFLPLSILGGVTWAAYSAGIGLLAGHWLEDQPLLSAVFGVAFALVLGFVIDRVATAIRRRRTGGAQESGLHSEGDVRAADPAGVAG
- a CDS encoding acyltransferase family protein, which translates into the protein MAIAELRSTITATAARDTGIDFVRALCVLGVVVLHSLMVGVTVTDTGPLFANASDGSWWITPLSWVLQVMPLFFVIGGFAGYTSLLRAQQRGGTAREFVAARIHRLVLPAVVTIGVVGVALTVLLANGVPADLVATAGYRYGQPLWFLGVFLLCQVLLPLFAAAHRRAPWITIGLLVAAAVAVDAVRDATGIDGVGFVNLAFVWLALQQLGFFFADGRIDSLTRRTRTVIGVAAVAALVATFVTGVYSPDLIANINPPTTSLLLVGVAHTMVLSLMRDRLAAWSTRPLPTRFRTFVTPRAMTIYLWHMPVLLAMAGASAVFSLTTGMALPTPSSFEWWMTRPLWLVTVVALTAGLALLLAGIEARRIPTPTRSAKRLFAASAIGTLAIVGLLVVGTTPMTAMIAVALLITSLRLSRPRHGLSAAWPSRRPGSDATSARAMQNT
- a CDS encoding ABC-F family ATP-binding cassette domain-containing protein codes for the protein MLAVHDLEIRVGARLLMDGVSFRVSDGDKIGLVGRNGAGKTTLTKVLAGDLLPSDGKVTKSGELGYLPQDPRTGDPEMLARTRILDARGLGTIQLGMTKAAEDMASDDPKVADKAMRRFGNLTEQFEGLGGYAAEAEAASIANNLSLPDRILDQPLSTLSGGQRRRIELARILFSDAETMILDEPTNHLDADSVVWLREFLKNYKGGLIVISHDVELVGETVNRVFYLDANRQNIDIYNMNWKNYLRQRVADEERRKKERANVEKKATTLQQQAARFGAKASKAAAAHQMVARAEKMLAGLDDVREVDRVAKLRFPKPAPCGKTPMMATGLSKSYGSLEIFTDVDLAIDRGSKVVVLGLNGAGKTTLLRMLAGVDEPDTGELQPGFGVKIGYYAQEHENLDVERSVLQNMVSAAPHITEMEARRVLGSFLFTGDDVLKPAGVLSGGEKTRLSLATLVVSSANLLLLDEPTNNLDPASREEILDALAHYEGAVVLVSHDPGAVQSLNPERVLILPDGVEDIWSQEYQDLIELA
- a CDS encoding sensor histidine kinase, coding for MTPMKDARRDKREKRASRENAPRRHPLPRDRRTIMIVILAVIAVTLYSVIVPVHATIYASSVPVTMLLAAAAIAAPLVSVRYPILAIIMFAVASLLIPLTISRDATLQAPWPWSVPMLIAFAVTVAAITFQHGWRRGLIMFASGTASGLIASMMLPTVPSANSLIVTTSVVGGLYLIAVLLAGRLRLGDELTRQRAHTAEEQARRELVEERTRIARELHDVVAHSMSVIQVQASTARYRLPNLAADVASEFDDLAATARTSLTEMRRLLGVLRTEDQTVELAPQQGIEDIPALVDSIRRAGVDVGLELVTADVSEMPAGVQIAAFRIVQEALSNAVRHAPGSRISVRVRTDERAVHLRVHNTAATREVPSAVQSTGHGLRGMRERVALVDGTLEADPDADGGWTVAAELPWTSKQESV